In Aegilops tauschii subsp. strangulata cultivar AL8/78 chromosome 3, Aet v6.0, whole genome shotgun sequence, one genomic interval encodes:
- the LOC109750402 gene encoding peptidyl-prolyl cis-trans isomerase CYP26-2, chloroplastic, translating to MSHRILNTSKPTLPPAPPPQLIHHPPQQPTAPKLGRRAAAVAVAIAASPALLGAVSPSARAQEAAAAASACIDELPITAKAFLDVSIGGEPAGRITVGLFGDAAPAGAARFLSLATGVGYRRKEFVKVVPGYVQHAGVVSYPVIPAVTDRLAAEMEAARARCGGGAGGTMNAAGAVSIVVRDPSLPPPKPKLVARGGRLKIEEEQVGVVPNGTEFVIATRDSPELDASALVVGRVVAGMDVVGRIAAVATVKDNTGSAYFKVAKLIGDKRAVVAERGFNRPYTKILVTNCGILEQ from the exons atgTCGCATCGGATCCTCAACACCTCCAAGCCCACgctgccgccggcgccgccgcctcaGCTGATCCACCACCCGCCCCAGCAACCGACAGCACCGAAGCTCGGCCGCCGTGCCGCCGCGGTCGCGGTCGCCATCGCCGCCTCACCGGCGCTTCTTGGCGCCGTCTCCCCGTCCGCCCGGGCGCAGGaagcggcagcagcagcgtcggccTGCATCGACGAGCTGCCGATCACGGCCAAGGCGTTCCTGGACGTGTCCATCGGCGGCGAGCCGGCGGGCCGCATCACGGTGGGCCTGTTCGGCGACGCGGCCCCGGCCGGCGCGGCCCGGTTCCTGTCGCTCGCCACGGGCGTCGGGTACCGGCGCAAGGAGTTCGTGAAGGTGGTGCCGGGGTACGTGCAGCACGCCGGCGTGGTCTCGTACCCGGTCATCCCCGCGGTGACCGACCGACTGGCGGCCGAGATGGAGGCCGCGCGCGcccggtgcggcggcggcgcgggcggcacgATGAACGCGGCGGGGGCGGTGTCGATCGTGGTGCGGGACCCGAGCCTGCCGCCGCCGAAGCCGAAGCTGGTGGCGCGGGGCGGGCGGCTGAAGATCGAGGAGGAGCAGGTGGGCGTGGTGCCCAACGGCACCGAGTTCGTGATCGCCACCAGGGACTCCCCCGAGCTGGACGCGTCGGCGTTGGTGGTGGGCCGCGTCGTCGCCGGCATGGACGTCGTCGGCAGGAtcgccgccgtggccaccgtCAAGGACAACACCGGCTCGGCCTACTTCAA GGTGGCCAAGCTGATCGGGGACAAGAGAGCGGTGGTCGCAGAGCGAGGGTTCAACCGCCCTTACACCAAGATCCTAGTAACCAATTGTGGAATCCTTGAGCAGTAG